The Geothrix sp. DNA segment AGGCCCAGCCCGCCGAGGAGAGCACGCCCGGCGGCCTCTGGTGGGAGCTGCACTTCCACGACTCCGGCCAGGGCATCCCCGCCGAGCTGCTGGGCCAGGTCTTCCGCCCCATGTTCACCACCAAACCCGAAGGCAAGGGCACCGGCCTGGGCCTCAGCATCTGCCGCGAGATCGTGCGCAACCACGGTGGCGAGATCCGCATCGAGAGCACCGAAGGCAAGGGCACCTGCGTGGTGTTCACCTTGCCCGGGGCGCTGGTCTAGATTTCGACCACTTCCACATCCCCAAGTTCTTCTTCCAGGAACCGGCTGCCCACTTCCTTCAGCCGGGTGCTGGCGTCGGTGAGCTGGACGCGGAGGGTGCCGCGGGCGCTGGTGGTGCGGTAGCCGAGGCTGCCCTGCAGGAGGCGGTCCACGGCCTTGGCGGTGACGCGGCCGCTGTCGATCCAGCGGGTGCCGGGGCGGCAGCGCTCCAGGCTGGGCAACAGGGTGGGGTAGTGGGTGCAGCCCAGCACCACGGTCTTCACCTCGAAGGGCAGCTGGTTCAGGTAGCGGCGGCAGATGCTGTCGGTGACGGGGTCGTCGAACCAGCCCTCCTCCGCCAGGGGCACCAGCAGCGGACAGGCCACGCTGTGGATGACCTTGGCGGGGTCGCGGCGGCGGATGGCCGTGTCGTAGGCGGCGCTGCCGATGGTGGCCAGGGTGCCGATGATGCCCACGGGGCCCGCATGCTCGGCGGCGGCCTCGGCGCCGGGCTCGATGACGCCGATGACCGGGCAGGGGCTCACGGCCTGCAGGGCCGGCAAGCCGTGGGCGCTGGCGGTGTTGCAGGCGATGACGATGAGCTTGGGTTCGGCGCGCTGCAGCAGCTCGCCCATCTGCAGGGTGTAGCGCTCGATGGTTCGGTGGCTCTTGCTGCCGTAGGGCAGGCGGGCGGTGTCGCCCAGGTAGAGCAGGTCCTCCTGGGGCAGCAGCTGGCGCAGCGCGTGCAGCACCGTGAGCCCGCCGATGCCCGAGTCGAAGATGCCGATGGGGCGGTCGGATCGGCTCATGCGGAAACCCGCGTGGCCAAGATGGCGATCCACTCGCCCTCCTGCCGCACCTGCTCGGGCCTGAAGCCGTGGGTCACGAGGCTCACCAGGGCCTCGTCGGTGCGCTCGGCCAGGATGCCGCTGGCGATGAGCCAGCCGCCGGGCGCGGCCACCTCGGCCATGCGCGGCAGCAGCTCCTGGATGGTGATCAGCAGGATGTTGGCCAGCAGGCCCGCGAAGGGGCCGTTGGCCTTGGGATGATCCAGGGTGCCCACGAAGCTGTCGTAGGGTTTGGCCCCCTGCAGCAGGTGGGCGTTGAGCTCGATGAGCTCCGCCATGGCCGGCCCGCAGTCGGGGTCGATGTCGAAGGCCGTGAGGTTCCGCCCCCCCAGCAGGTGGGCCGCCAGGGAGAGGATGCCCGTGCCCGCGCCGATGTCGAGGATGGGGCCCCGCAGGCGGTCCGCCTGGGCCAGCTCCTCCAGCAGCTCCATGCAGAGCCGGGT contains these protein-coding regions:
- the murI gene encoding glutamate racemase — its product is MDRHLGHAGFRMSRSDRPIGIFDSGIGGLTVLHALRQLLPQEDLLYLGDTARLPYGSKSHRTIERYTLQMGELLQRAEPKLIVIACNTASAHGLPALQAVSPCPVIGVIEPGAEAAAEHAGPVGIIGTLATIGSAAYDTAIRRRDPAKVIHSVACPLLVPLAEEGWFDDPVTDSICRRYLNQLPFEVKTVVLGCTHYPTLLPSLERCRPGTRWIDSGRVTAKAVDRLLQGSLGYRTTSARGTLRVQLTDASTRLKEVGSRFLEEELGDVEVVEI
- a CDS encoding 50S ribosomal protein L11 methyltransferase, whose product is MAQATHLRWKLEVPDPQEEALCVWLEGEGSSAFYREADPPRACYAYFPPDQAPPEAIGLAAFPGVRLLEAEAFGDEDWLAKSREGFGAFEVGTRFHVRPLWEETPGPAGRLDLVVNPGLAFGTGGHETTRLCMELLEELAQADRLRGPILDIGAGTGILSLAAHLLGGRNLTAFDIDPDCGPAMAELIELNAHLLQGAKPYDSFVGTLDHPKANGPFAGLLANILLITIQELLPRMAEVAAPGGWLIASGILAERTDEALVSLVTHGFRPEQVRQEGEWIAILATRVSA